The Kribbella sp. NBC_00662 nucleotide sequence GGTCCTTCGCCAGTCGCATCACCTGGGTCGCGGACAGCGCGGCCGGCAGCGTCACGTCGTACGCCTTCCGGCTCCGGCTTTCTCTTGCCTCGGACAACAATCTCTCGATCTCCGAGTCCCAGCGCGCGACCGTCGCCTGCTCGTCGAGCAGCAGCGACTCCTCGGCCTCGACCGACGGACCCTCGGCCCGCGACAACTGCACGAGAGCCGCCGCATCGAGCCTGCGTTGGTACGACTCCAGGTCGTACGCCGTCGGCCACGGCGCCTGCGTCTGCTCCGCAAGCTCCGGGTTCTCCGCGGTCAGCTCCGGCTGCTCGGCCCACTCGATCACGCGGTCCCCGGCGTGCTTCTTCAGCACCGAGAGGTACGACGACGGGCCGCGCGGGCGCTTCTGCGTCGGACCCCACCAATGCCCGGTCGCCACCAGCAGCTCCTTCGCGCGCGTGAAAGCGACATACCCGAGTCGACGTTCCTCCAGCGCGTTCATGTCCTTGCACTCGTCCGCGAACGCTTTCAACCCCGCGTTCGACAGATCGTGGATGTCCGGCAGCGTCTCCGCGTCGCCGCGCAACGGCCACGGCAGCACCTTGGCGTTCGTCGTCCACTTGTCCCGGCCGCGATCCGACGGGAACACCTTCGAAACCAGCGTCGGCACGAAGACGACCGGCCACTCCAGCCCCTTCGACCGGTGCGTGGTCAGCAGCTTCACCGAGTCCGCCTCACTCGGTACGGCGAGGTCGAGACCGGCGGCGTACTCCTCCTCGGCGGCCAGGTATGCCAGCAGGCCGTCGAGCGAACCGTCCGACTCGGTCGAGACAAAGTTGCCGACGGCATCCAAGAACGCGGCGAGGTGGTCGCGCCTGCCGGCGTCGACGTGGTCAGGTGTCGCGGTCAGCTCGACGTCGAGGCCGATCGTGCTGATCACTCGCCGGACCAGATCGAGCAGCGGCTCGCTGGCATGCGCCCGCAGTTCGCGGAGCTCGCTGGAGAGTTCCTTGAAGCGAACCAGGGCTTCCGGCGCGTACTCCGCCCGGCCCGGATCGTCGACCGCTTCGGCGAGCGAGATGACCTCGGTCGAATCCATCCCGGCAACGGCCGCGTCCAGCGCGGCGACCAAGTCGTCGGCGGCTGGTCGTTCCCCCGCGTCGGCGAGAGCGCGGGCACGGTTGGCGAGCAGGGCGAGGTCGCGGTGGCCGATCCGGTACCGCGGGCCGGTGAGAATGCGCAGCATCGCGGCGTTCGCGGTGAGGTCGTTGACGGCTTGCAGGGTGGCGACGACGTCGACGACTTCGGGTAGCGCGAGGAGTCCGCCGAGGCCGACGACCTCGACCGGCACCTTCCGGGCGATCAGCGCTTCGTGGACAGCGCTGAGGTCGACGTTCGTCCGCATCAGGATGCCGATGTCCTTCCACCGGCGGTTCCGGGTCTGGTGCGCGGCGACGATCGCGTCGGCGACCCACTCGATCTCCTGCGAGCGCGTCTCGAACAGCCCGACGGTGATCGCGCCCTCCGGAGCATCCTGCGGCGCTTCCAGTGGGATGACGCCGGGGTGCTGCTCGTAGAGCTCGGCAGCGTGCTGGTTGGCGGCCGCGAGGATGCGACTCCCACAGCGGCGGTTGATGCTCAGCACGTACCGCTCGGCCGGCCGTCCGTCAGCCTGCGGGAAGTGCTCAGGGAACTCGTCGAGGTTCGCGACCGAGGCACCACGCCACCCATAGATCGCCTGACAGGGATCCCCGACCGCGGTCACCGGATGTCCCCGGCCATCGCCCGCGGCAAACAAGGCCGTCAACATCCGACGCTGCGAGACCGAGGTGTCCTGATACTCGTCCAACAGCACG carries:
- a CDS encoding UvrD-helicase domain-containing protein; this translates as MAAAQLRTTADLCDLLGIPFSDQQLAAITAPLAPGVIVAGAGSGKTTAMAARVVWLICTGQVKPEEVLGLTFTKKAANELDVRIRDDLTKAGVLGSTLPKDQHPLLAAHLRSNIPNWEPEEPGEPVVSTYHAFAGTLIAEHGLRLGLEPDSRVLADATRFQLAGRVVRRSAGPIRFASHHVPTLVNSLLALDGELADHLLKADDIRDHDDAVRQEVAAARKQTVEVRKLAETALKRGEILQLVEEYQAYKAERGVVDFADQMALGARLAEECPEVAAVERARYKVVLLDEYQDTSVSQRRMLTALFAAGDGRGHPVTAVGDPCQAIYGWRGASVANLDEFPEHFPQADGRPAERYVLSINRRCGSRILAAANQHAAELYEQHPGVIPLEAPQDAPEGAITVGLFETRSQEIEWVADAIVAAHQTRNRRWKDIGILMRTNVDLSAVHEALIARKVPVEVVGLGGLLALPEVVDVVATLQAVNDLTANAAMLRILTGPRYRIGHRDLALLANRARALADAGERPAADDLVAALDAAVAGMDSTEVISLAEAVDDPGRAEYAPEALVRFKELSSELRELRAHASEPLLDLVRRVISTIGLDVELTATPDHVDAGRRDHLAAFLDAVGNFVSTESDGSLDGLLAYLAAEEEYAAGLDLAVPSEADSVKLLTTHRSKGLEWPVVFVPTLVSKVFPSDRGRDKWTTNAKVLPWPLRGDAETLPDIHDLSNAGLKAFADECKDMNALEERRLGYVAFTRAKELLVATGHWWGPTQKRPRGPSSYLSVLKKHAGDRVIEWAEQPELTAENPELAEQTQAPWPTAYDLESYQRRLDAAALVQLSRAEGPSVEAEESLLLDEQATVARWDSEIERLLSEARESRSRKAYDVTLPAALSATQVMRLAKDPDGLAAELARPMPRKPNRAARFGSRFHAWVESYFGQQLLLDPDDLPGAADEDIVDDTDLTDLMDAFRDGPFGETTPYEIEAPFALALDGRVIRGRIDAVYQVVREDGSRGYDVIDWKTTRSETADPLQLAIYRVAWSELMNIPLSQITAAFYYVRAGDIIRPENLPDKAELVRLLNG